In Mammaliicoccus sp. Marseille-Q6498, the genomic stretch CCGTTCAAAATCACTTTATTCAACTAGTAAGAGTTATTTTAAACATCGAAAAATCCGATATCATGACGATATTGAGTTATTTCGGTATTGGATCAGTTATTATTATAATTTATTTCTTATTAGCCTTTAATATCAATAGTAAAAGAAAGAGAGCACTACCTCATGAACAAGCATAGTAAATGGATTAAAATTTTGCTTATTGGAATTTTAATGATTTCATTTTTTGTACCACAATCAAACACTGCTTTTGCTAAAAAGAAAGAATTAGGTGGAGAAAAAAATGGATGTTTAGCATTAAATTACCATAGAGTAAGAGATAACACATTCGTAGACAAAATATTAAAGACATTCTCTAGTAGTAAAGAAATGACCATTTACAGTGTGACGAACTCACAACTTGAAAACCATATTAAATGGTTAAAAGCACATCACGCCAATTTCGTTACGTTGGATGAACTACTTAAATATAAAGAAAAAGGTAAATATCCGAAGAACTGTGTATGGGTGAATTTCGACGACATGGATGAAAGTATTTATGAAAATGCTTTTCCGATTTTAAAAAAACATAACGTCCCTGCAACAGGGTTTGTTATAACAAATAAAGTTGGAACAAACGACTTCCATAACCTTAACATTTCAAGTAAACAGCAATTAAAAGAAATGAAAGATAGCGGTTTATGGGATTTCGCATCACATACAGACAACATGCACAATGTTAAAAAGAATACATCAACGCTAATACACAGCGCTAAACACGGAGACATTAGCAGTGATATGAACAAAAGTACTGACTATATCGATAAAGAATTAAATGGCAATACAGAAGCATTTGCATATCCATACGGGCAAGCAGATGAAAATGTCGCTAAACAGCTAAAGGCAAAAACATCAATTAAATATGCAT encodes the following:
- the icaD gene encoding intracellular adhesion protein IcaD, with amino-acid sequence MDKSRQRKHTGIKSRLNIYRETIVFLASSVLWLYCLMVLFVVAGSILPVQNHFIQLVRVILNIEKSDIMTILSYFGIGSVIIIIYFLLAFNINSKRKRALPHEQA
- the icaB gene encoding intercellular adhesin biosynthesis polysaccharide N-deacetylase, translated to MNKHSKWIKILLIGILMISFFVPQSNTAFAKKKELGGEKNGCLALNYHRVRDNTFVDKILKTFSSSKEMTIYSVTNSQLENHIKWLKAHHANFVTLDELLKYKEKGKYPKNCVWVNFDDMDESIYENAFPILKKHNVPATGFVITNKVGTNDFHNLNISSKQQLKEMKDSGLWDFASHTDNMHNVKKNTSTLIHSAKHGDISSDMNKSTDYIDKELNGNTEAFAYPYGQADENVAKQLKAKTSIKYAFTLEEKAMQPDDDPYFIPRIMVSDDAFNTLVKHWKGFK